One window from the genome of Micromonospora aurantiaca ATCC 27029 encodes:
- a CDS encoding amino acid ABC transporter ATP-binding protein: MDDVTTGDPLIVLDGVNKWFGPLHVLDDVSLSVGRGEVVVVIGPSGSGKSTLCRTINRLEPIDNGTITFDGQALPAEGKPLAKLRSEVGMVFQSFNLFAHKTILENVTLGPVKVRKEKPAAARERGLALLDRVGIANQADKYPAQLSGGQQQRAAIARALAMQPKAMLFDEPTSALDPEMVGEVLDVMTSLASEGMTMVVVTHEMGFARHAANRVIFMADGKLVEDAPPAEFFANPRSERAKDFLSKILTH; this comes from the coding sequence GTGGACGACGTGACGACGGGCGACCCGCTGATCGTGCTCGACGGGGTGAACAAGTGGTTCGGGCCGCTGCACGTGCTCGACGACGTGTCCCTGTCCGTCGGCCGGGGCGAGGTGGTCGTGGTCATCGGCCCGTCCGGCTCCGGCAAGTCGACGCTCTGCCGCACCATCAACCGGCTGGAGCCGATCGACAACGGCACCATCACGTTCGACGGGCAGGCGCTGCCGGCCGAGGGCAAGCCCCTGGCCAAGCTGCGCAGCGAGGTCGGCATGGTGTTCCAGTCGTTCAACCTCTTCGCGCACAAGACCATCCTGGAGAACGTCACGCTGGGGCCGGTCAAGGTCCGCAAGGAGAAGCCGGCCGCGGCCCGTGAGCGCGGCCTGGCCCTGCTGGACCGCGTCGGCATCGCCAACCAGGCGGACAAGTACCCGGCGCAGCTCTCCGGCGGTCAGCAGCAGCGGGCGGCGATCGCCCGCGCGCTGGCCATGCAGCCCAAGGCGATGCTGTTCGACGAGCCGACGAGCGCGCTGGACCCGGAGATGGTCGGCGAGGTGCTGGACGTGATGACGTCGCTGGCGAGCGAGGGCATGACCATGGTCGTGGTGACCCACGAGATGGGCTTCGCCCGGCACGCGGCCAACCGGGTCATCTTCATGGCCGACGGCAAGCTGGTCGAGGACGCGCCGCCGGCCGAGTTCTTCGCGAACCCGCGCAGCGAGCGGGCCAAGGACTTCCTCTCCAAGATCCTCACCCACTGA
- a CDS encoding amino acid ABC transporter permease: MGEFFRVLTDNASLFREGFYNTVKLFLIAGVGSLVLGMLLGAMRVSPVPALRAFGATYVNLVRNTPLTLVFAFLVFAVPKLDVNIDYFNSACIALIAYTSAFICEVVRSGVNTVATGQAEAARALGMTFAQVLTLIVLPQALRAMVPPMMSVLIAMLKNTTIAAGFSVLEAGAIPAYMSERGEPQFIVLTWIVIGFLILIIPLVVLQRILERKWAVAR, from the coding sequence ATGGGCGAGTTCTTCCGCGTCCTGACGGACAACGCGAGCCTGTTCCGCGAGGGGTTCTACAACACCGTCAAGCTGTTCCTGATCGCCGGCGTCGGCAGTCTCGTCCTCGGCATGCTGCTCGGCGCGATGCGGGTGTCACCGGTCCCCGCGTTGCGGGCGTTCGGCGCCACCTACGTCAACCTGGTCCGCAACACTCCCCTGACGCTGGTGTTCGCGTTCCTCGTCTTCGCGGTGCCGAAGCTGGACGTCAACATCGACTACTTCAACAGCGCCTGCATCGCGCTGATCGCCTACACCTCGGCGTTCATCTGCGAGGTGGTCCGCTCCGGCGTGAACACGGTCGCCACCGGCCAGGCCGAGGCGGCCCGCGCGCTGGGCATGACGTTCGCCCAGGTGCTGACGCTGATCGTGCTGCCACAGGCGCTGCGGGCCATGGTCCCGCCCATGATGAGCGTGCTCATCGCCATGCTGAAGAACACCACGATCGCGGCCGGCTTCTCCGTGCTGGAAGCGGGCGCCATCCCGGCGTACATGTCGGAACGGGGTGAGCCGCAGTTCATCGTGCTCACCTGGATCGTGATCGGCTTCCTGATCCTGATCATCCCGCTGGTGGTGCTCCAGCGGATCCTCGAGCGCAAGTGGGCGGTGGCCCGGTGA
- the miaA gene encoding tRNA (adenosine(37)-N6)-dimethylallyltransferase MiaA: MTVVAVVGPTAAGKSALSIALAHALDGEVVNADSMQLYRGMDIGTAKLTPAEREGVPHHLLDIWPVTVPASVAEYQTLARAAVDDMLARGRVPLLVGGSGLYVRAVLEKFEFPGTDPALRERLEAELAAVGPLPLHARLTEADPGAAASILPTNGRRIVRALEVIELTGAPFTASLPSPTPYYPSVQLGVDLDTALLDERIALRVDRMWADGLVDEVRALVGEGLPEGRTASRALGYQQVLRFLAGELTEAQAHEETIRATRRFVRRQRSWFRRDPRVHWLDSASPAFLDTALRVVAEHRP; this comes from the coding sequence ATGACGGTCGTGGCGGTGGTCGGGCCGACCGCGGCCGGGAAGTCGGCGCTGAGCATCGCACTGGCGCACGCGCTCGACGGCGAGGTGGTGAACGCCGACTCGATGCAGCTCTACCGGGGCATGGACATCGGCACCGCGAAGCTGACGCCGGCCGAACGCGAGGGCGTGCCGCACCACCTGCTGGACATCTGGCCGGTGACCGTGCCGGCCAGCGTCGCCGAGTACCAGACGTTGGCCCGCGCTGCGGTCGACGACATGCTGGCGCGGGGACGGGTGCCGCTGCTGGTGGGCGGCTCCGGGCTGTACGTGCGGGCGGTGCTGGAGAAGTTCGAGTTCCCCGGCACCGACCCGGCGCTGCGGGAGCGGCTGGAGGCGGAACTCGCCGCGGTGGGCCCCCTGCCGCTGCACGCGCGGCTGACCGAGGCCGACCCGGGCGCGGCGGCGAGCATCCTGCCCACCAACGGGCGGCGGATCGTGCGGGCGCTGGAGGTGATCGAGCTGACCGGCGCGCCGTTCACCGCGTCGCTGCCGTCGCCCACGCCGTACTACCCGTCCGTGCAGCTCGGCGTGGACCTGGACACGGCACTGCTGGACGAGCGGATCGCGCTGCGGGTGGACCGGATGTGGGCCGACGGCCTGGTCGACGAGGTGCGGGCGCTGGTCGGCGAAGGGCTGCCCGAGGGGCGGACGGCGAGCCGGGCGCTCGGCTACCAGCAGGTGCTGCGGTTCCTCGCCGGAGAGCTGACCGAGGCGCAGGCGCACGAGGAGACGATCCGCGCCACCCGCCGGTTCGTGCGGCGGCAGCGCTCCTGGTTCCGGCGTGACCCGCGCGTGCACTGGCTGGATTCGGCGTCGCCCGCGTTTCTCGACACTGCCCTGCGGGTGGTCGCCGAGCATCGGCCATGA
- a CDS encoding cellulase family glycosylhydrolase, producing MHRRTALGGALTPLATAAAGVLVAAAVSTAPAAAAAGGTGTGYLHTSGSKIVDSTGATVRLTGINWFGMETDNKTFHGLWSSNPWRSQLDTMARLGYNTLRIPYSNDALKAGATATGINDFVNPDLIGLSPLQILDKVIDYAGSKGMRVILDRHRPTSAGQSPLWYTSTVSEATWINDWKMLAQRYAGNTTVIGADLHNEPHAEGTNPAATGACWGCGDTARDWRLAAERAGNAILGVQPNWLIFVEGVSCPSGGLSNVWDNDPSNDEDCGWWGGNLSKAGQFPVRLNVANRLVYSPHEYATSVYRQAWFDDPTYPANMPAIWDKYWGYLYKQNIAPIMMGEFGTTLQDPKDKIWLQNLMAYTGTGVNGMSFTYWSWNPNSGDTGGIANDDWTTINQPKQDILTPYLIPPTGGGGTTSPSPTGTPNTSPAPTTPPPPVTGGCTATYKQINSWSGGFQGELTVKNTGTAAVNPWSATWTWPSGVTLASGWNATVTQSGTTVTAAAPAWASSLAAGASVTVGFTANGTAAAPGSVKLNGTAC from the coding sequence ATGCACCGACGCACCGCCCTCGGCGGCGCCCTGACGCCGCTCGCCACCGCGGCAGCCGGCGTTCTCGTCGCCGCCGCCGTCTCCACCGCACCGGCCGCCGCGGCGGCCGGTGGCACCGGCACCGGTTACCTGCACACCAGCGGCAGCAAGATCGTCGACAGTACGGGCGCGACGGTCCGCCTGACCGGCATCAACTGGTTCGGGATGGAGACCGACAACAAGACGTTCCACGGCCTGTGGTCGAGCAACCCGTGGCGCTCGCAGCTCGACACCATGGCCCGGCTGGGCTACAACACGCTGCGGATCCCGTACTCGAACGACGCGCTCAAGGCCGGCGCGACAGCGACCGGCATCAACGACTTCGTCAACCCGGACCTGATCGGGCTCTCCCCGCTGCAGATCCTCGACAAGGTCATCGACTACGCGGGCAGCAAGGGGATGCGGGTCATCCTGGACCGGCACCGGCCCACGTCGGCCGGGCAGTCGCCGCTCTGGTACACCTCGACGGTCTCCGAGGCGACCTGGATCAACGACTGGAAGATGCTGGCCCAGCGGTACGCCGGCAACACCACTGTGATCGGCGCGGACCTGCACAACGAGCCGCACGCCGAAGGCACCAACCCGGCCGCCACCGGCGCCTGCTGGGGCTGCGGCGACACCGCCCGGGACTGGCGGCTGGCCGCCGAGCGGGCCGGCAACGCGATCCTCGGCGTGCAGCCCAACTGGCTGATCTTCGTGGAGGGGGTGAGCTGCCCGAGCGGCGGCCTGTCGAACGTCTGGGACAACGACCCCAGCAACGACGAGGACTGCGGCTGGTGGGGCGGCAACCTGTCCAAGGCCGGGCAGTTCCCGGTCCGGCTGAACGTGGCGAACCGGCTGGTCTACTCGCCGCACGAGTACGCCACGTCGGTGTACCGCCAGGCCTGGTTCGACGACCCGACCTACCCGGCGAACATGCCGGCCATTTGGGACAAGTACTGGGGCTACCTCTACAAGCAGAACATCGCGCCGATCATGATGGGCGAGTTCGGCACCACGCTCCAGGACCCCAAGGACAAGATCTGGCTCCAGAACCTGATGGCGTACACCGGTACCGGCGTGAACGGCATGTCGTTCACGTACTGGTCGTGGAACCCGAACTCCGGTGACACGGGCGGCATCGCCAACGACGACTGGACCACGATCAACCAGCCGAAGCAGGACATCCTCACGCCGTACCTGATCCCGCCGACCGGCGGTGGCGGCACCACCAGCCCGTCCCCCACCGGCACGCCGAACACCTCACCGGCGCCGACCACCCCGCCGCCTCCGGTGACCGGTGGCTGCACCGCCACCTACAAGCAGATCAACTCCTGGTCGGGTGGCTTCCAGGGGGAGCTGACGGTCAAGAACACCGGCACCGCCGCGGTGAACCCGTGGTCGGCCACCTGGACGTGGCCGTCCGGGGTGACGCTGGCGAGCGGCTGGAACGCCACTGTCACGCAGTCCGGCACCACTGTGACTGCCGCCGCGCCGGCCTGGGCGTCGTCGCTGGCGGCGGGCGCGTCGGTCACCGTCGGCTTCACCGCCAACGGCACCGCCGCGGCCCCCGGCAGCGTGAAGCTCAACGGCACCGCCTGCTGA
- a CDS encoding DUF2277 family protein has translation MCRSIKTLREPYVPVVTEEDIRAAALQYVRKISGFRTPAAHNAAAFDAAVDAVAAATATLLDQLVVRGQQPAARG, from the coding sequence GTGTGCCGGAGCATCAAGACCCTGCGTGAGCCGTACGTCCCGGTGGTGACCGAGGAGGACATCCGCGCCGCCGCGTTGCAGTACGTCCGGAAGATCTCCGGATTCCGTACCCCGGCCGCGCACAACGCGGCCGCGTTCGACGCCGCTGTGGACGCCGTGGCCGCCGCCACCGCGACGCTGCTCGACCAGCTCGTGGTGCGGGGGCAGCAGCCGGCGGCCCGGGGCTGA
- a CDS encoding glutamate ABC transporter substrate-binding protein has translation MRYKRVAAVAMMASLALSAAACGKEGNPAPSGGGNASGGAQGDNCSSSGVTFTPKTDANVAGSPAFEKIKSAGKVVIGVKFDQPNLGYKDAQGKRCGFDIEIAQYVASTLGVDPAKIEYKEIASANRETAIKGGEIDYYVGTYSITDKRKNDVSFAGPYFVAGQDLLVRKDESSITGKDTLKGKKVCSATGSTPIQKIRDEGLTEGENIVEFKTYSECVSQLLDKKVDAVTTDDAILKGYAAQNPDELKVVGQPFSTEKYGIGLPKDDKALRDYVNDQIEAAFTDGTWKKIYDGTLGKSGSPATPPQLERY, from the coding sequence ATGCGTTACAAGCGCGTGGCGGCGGTGGCCATGATGGCCTCGCTCGCCCTGTCCGCGGCCGCCTGCGGCAAGGAGGGGAACCCCGCTCCCAGCGGCGGCGGCAACGCCAGCGGTGGTGCGCAGGGCGACAACTGCAGCAGCTCGGGCGTCACCTTCACCCCCAAGACGGACGCCAACGTCGCCGGCAGCCCGGCCTTCGAGAAGATCAAGTCGGCCGGCAAGGTCGTCATCGGCGTCAAGTTCGACCAGCCGAACCTCGGCTACAAGGACGCCCAGGGCAAGCGCTGCGGCTTCGACATCGAGATCGCCCAGTACGTCGCCAGCACGCTCGGCGTCGACCCGGCAAAGATCGAGTACAAGGAGATCGCGTCCGCCAACCGGGAGACCGCGATCAAGGGCGGCGAGATCGACTACTACGTCGGCACCTACTCGATCACCGACAAGCGCAAGAACGACGTCTCCTTCGCCGGCCCGTACTTCGTCGCCGGCCAGGACCTGCTGGTCCGCAAGGACGAGTCGTCGATCACCGGCAAGGACACGCTCAAGGGCAAGAAGGTCTGCTCGGCCACCGGCTCCACGCCGATCCAGAAGATCCGCGACGAGGGCCTGACCGAGGGCGAGAACATCGTCGAGTTCAAGACCTACTCCGAGTGCGTCTCGCAGCTGCTCGACAAGAAGGTCGACGCGGTCACCACCGACGACGCCATCCTCAAGGGCTACGCCGCGCAGAACCCGGACGAGCTCAAGGTCGTCGGCCAGCCGTTCAGCACCGAGAAGTACGGCATCGGCCTGCCCAAGGACGACAAGGCGCTGCGTGACTACGTGAACGACCAGATCGAGGCGGCGTTCACCGACGGCACCTGGAAGAAGATCTACGACGGCACGCTCGGCAAGTCCGGCTCGCCGGCCACCCCGCCGCAGCTCGAGCGGTACTGA
- the miaB gene encoding tRNA (N6-isopentenyl adenosine(37)-C2)-methylthiotransferase MiaB, which produces MTTAAAGSPRTYQVRTYGCQMNVHDSERISGLLEDAGYVRAAEADEQPDVVVFNTCAVRENADNRLYGNLGHLRPVKAKHPGMQIAVGGCLAQKDRGDIVRKAPWVDVVFGTHNIGSLPALLDRARHNAAAEVEILESLEVFPSTLPTRRESTYAGWVSISVGCNNTCTFCIVPSLRGKEKDRRPGDILSEVRALVDSGVLEVTLLGQNVNSYGVEFGDRYAFGKLLRACGDIDGLERVRFTSPHPKDFTDDVIAAMAETPNVCHSLHMPLQSGSDDVLRAMRRSYRSERYLGIIEKVRAAMPDAAITTDIIVGFPGETEADFARTLDVVREARFSSAFTFQYSKRPGTPAATMDGQLPKQVVQERYERLIACVEEITWAENKKLVGETVEVLVAVGEGRKDERTGRMSGRARDGRLVHFATGDLAGRIRPGDIVHTTVTYAAPHHLNADGAPLAHRRTRAGDAAEAGQVPRTPGVLLGLPTIGAPAAPPAPVGGCAAP; this is translated from the coding sequence ATGACTACCGCAGCCGCGGGCAGCCCGCGCACCTATCAGGTGCGTACGTACGGCTGCCAGATGAACGTGCACGACTCCGAGCGCATCTCCGGCCTCCTCGAGGACGCCGGGTACGTGCGCGCCGCGGAGGCCGACGAGCAGCCCGACGTGGTGGTGTTCAACACCTGCGCGGTCCGGGAGAACGCCGACAACCGGCTCTACGGCAACCTGGGTCATCTGCGCCCCGTGAAGGCGAAGCACCCCGGGATGCAGATCGCCGTCGGCGGCTGCCTGGCCCAGAAGGACCGCGGCGACATCGTCCGCAAGGCGCCCTGGGTGGACGTCGTCTTCGGCACGCACAACATCGGCTCGCTGCCGGCGCTGCTGGACCGGGCACGACACAACGCCGCGGCCGAGGTCGAGATCCTGGAGTCGCTGGAGGTCTTCCCCTCCACGCTGCCGACCCGGCGCGAGTCGACGTACGCCGGGTGGGTCTCGATCTCCGTCGGCTGCAACAACACGTGCACGTTCTGCATCGTGCCCTCCCTGCGCGGCAAGGAGAAGGACCGCCGCCCCGGCGACATCCTCTCCGAGGTCCGCGCGCTGGTCGACTCCGGCGTACTGGAGGTGACGCTGCTCGGGCAGAACGTCAACTCGTACGGCGTCGAGTTCGGCGACCGGTACGCGTTCGGCAAGCTGCTGCGCGCCTGCGGCGACATCGACGGGCTGGAGCGGGTGCGGTTCACCAGCCCGCACCCGAAGGACTTCACCGACGACGTGATCGCCGCGATGGCCGAGACGCCGAACGTCTGCCACTCGCTGCACATGCCGTTGCAGTCCGGCTCGGACGACGTGCTGCGGGCGATGCGCCGCTCGTACCGGTCGGAGCGCTACCTGGGGATCATCGAGAAGGTCCGGGCGGCGATGCCGGACGCGGCGATCACCACCGACATCATCGTCGGCTTCCCCGGCGAGACCGAGGCCGACTTCGCCCGCACGCTCGACGTGGTGCGGGAGGCGCGGTTCTCCTCGGCGTTCACGTTCCAGTACTCCAAGCGTCCCGGCACCCCGGCCGCGACCATGGACGGCCAGTTGCCCAAGCAGGTCGTGCAGGAGCGCTACGAGCGGCTGATCGCCTGCGTCGAGGAGATCACCTGGGCGGAGAACAAGAAGCTCGTCGGCGAGACAGTCGAGGTGCTCGTGGCCGTCGGCGAGGGCCGCAAGGACGAGCGCACCGGCCGGATGTCCGGCCGGGCCCGCGACGGCCGGCTGGTGCACTTCGCCACCGGTGACCTGGCCGGGCGGATCCGCCCCGGCGACATCGTGCACACCACTGTCACGTACGCCGCCCCGCACCACCTCAACGCCGACGGCGCGCCGCTGGCGCACCGGCGTACCCGGGCCGGGGACGCGGCCGAGGCGGGACAGGTTCCGCGTACCCCCGGGGTGCTGCTCGGCCTGCCGACGATCGGCGCCCCGGCCGCCCCACCCGCCCCGGTAGGCGGCTGCGCCGCCCCCTGA
- the selD gene encoding selenide, water dikinase SelD, translated as MTDAIRLTDYARGGGCACKIPPGELEAMVAGLGATGGSADLLVGLENGDDAAVVRLDERTGLVSTADFFTPVVDDAYDWGRIAAANALSDVYAMGGTPLVALNLLCWPRGVLPPEMAREVLRGGLDVAREANCHLAGGHSVDDDGPKYGLAVTGVVRPEELITLDAGRAGLPLSLTKPLGVGVLNTRHKQTGQRFPEAVESMARLNRDAARAAIAAGIRCGTDVTGFGLLGHASKLARASRLTVAIDAAAMPYLPGAREALRDGYVSGGTRRNLEWVTPWTDFGGADEGEQLLLADAQTSGGLLVAGEVPGGTVIGELLPASEHLIRVR; from the coding sequence GTGACCGACGCGATCCGGCTGACCGACTACGCACGTGGTGGCGGTTGCGCCTGCAAGATCCCACCCGGCGAGCTGGAGGCGATGGTCGCCGGTCTCGGCGCCACCGGCGGCTCGGCCGACCTGCTGGTCGGCCTGGAGAACGGCGACGACGCCGCGGTGGTCCGGCTGGACGAGCGTACGGGCCTGGTGAGCACCGCCGACTTCTTCACCCCGGTGGTCGACGACGCCTACGACTGGGGGCGGATCGCCGCCGCCAACGCGCTCTCCGACGTGTACGCGATGGGCGGCACCCCGCTCGTCGCGCTCAACCTGCTCTGCTGGCCGCGCGGCGTGCTGCCGCCGGAGATGGCCCGCGAGGTGCTGCGCGGCGGTCTGGACGTGGCCCGGGAGGCGAACTGCCACCTGGCCGGCGGGCACAGCGTGGACGACGACGGCCCGAAGTACGGCCTGGCGGTCACCGGCGTGGTCCGGCCGGAGGAGCTGATCACGCTCGACGCGGGGCGGGCCGGGCTGCCGCTGTCGCTGACCAAGCCGCTCGGTGTGGGCGTGCTCAACACCCGGCACAAGCAGACCGGGCAGCGCTTCCCCGAGGCGGTCGAGTCGATGGCCCGGCTCAACCGGGACGCCGCCCGCGCGGCGATCGCCGCGGGCATCCGCTGCGGCACCGACGTGACCGGCTTCGGCCTGCTCGGGCACGCCTCGAAGCTGGCCCGCGCGAGCCGCCTGACGGTGGCGATCGACGCGGCGGCGATGCCGTACCTGCCCGGTGCGCGGGAGGCGCTGCGCGACGGGTACGTCAGCGGCGGCACCCGGCGCAACCTGGAATGGGTCACCCCGTGGACCGACTTCGGCGGCGCGGACGAGGGGGAGCAGCTGCTGCTGGCCGACGCGCAGACCTCCGGTGGCCTGCTGGTCGCCGGTGAGGTGCCGGGCGGCACTGTGATCGGCGAGCTGCTGCCCGCGTCGGAGCACCTGATCCGGGTGCGCTGA